From a region of the Candidatus Pantoea bituminis genome:
- a CDS encoding DeoR/GlpR family DNA-binding transcription regulator — translation MKSKSEQLADMQQRREKILEMIREDGTVTVKALTETFGLTEATLRTDLRMLQKQGFVQRYHGGATLMTGKQNTGALLLERQTHLEEKEAIGRLAAQHIENGDTVIFDSGTTTTAIAEAISHIRRLSVVTTAVNIALKLGGEPGINILLTGGTFKFPTLSTSGEKAANFFENVLAEKLFLATACISPRLGLSFPSETDIKVKMAMINSANTVYVVADSSKIDKVSMFALPCDWSKIHCLITDNGISSAQVDAFEALGVRVLVAPLPLRRAM, via the coding sequence TTGAAAAGCAAAAGTGAGCAGTTGGCTGATATGCAGCAACGCCGCGAAAAGATTCTGGAAATGATCCGTGAGGATGGCACGGTCACTGTCAAAGCGTTGACTGAAACCTTTGGCTTAACGGAAGCCACGTTACGTACCGATCTGCGGATGCTGCAAAAACAAGGTTTTGTACAGCGTTACCACGGTGGCGCAACATTAATGACCGGAAAACAGAATACCGGCGCGCTGCTGCTGGAGCGGCAAACACATCTTGAAGAGAAAGAAGCGATAGGACGTTTAGCCGCGCAGCATATCGAAAATGGCGACACAGTGATTTTCGATTCGGGTACCACTACCACCGCCATTGCCGAAGCGATCAGCCATATTCGCCGTTTATCGGTGGTCACAACCGCCGTGAACATTGCGCTGAAACTGGGTGGCGAGCCGGGAATAAATATCTTGTTAACAGGCGGGACGTTTAAATTTCCAACATTGTCGACATCTGGCGAAAAAGCGGCAAACTTCTTCGAAAATGTATTGGCAGAGAAGCTGTTTCTGGCAACCGCCTGTATTTCACCGCGCCTCGGTTTGAGCTTTCCCAGCGAAACCGACATCAAAGTTAAAATGGCGATGATCAACTCGGCCAACACGGTTTATGTGGTCGCCGATTCCAGCAAGATCGATAAGGTGTCGATGTTTGCGCTGCCGTGTGACTGGAGCAAAATTCACTGCCTGATTACCGACAACGGTATTTCTTCAGCACAGGTTGATGCATTCGAAGCGTTGGGCGTGAGGGTGTTGGTTGCGCCGTTGCCGTTGAGGCGGGCGATGTGA